The Burkholderia ambifaria AMMD genome contains the following window.
ACGGCAGGATCACGCCGAGCGTCTTGCGCGTGCCCTCCGGGAAGAGCACGGTATGCGACACGCACTTGCCGTCGAAGTAGACGTTCGCGCGCTTGACGACCGATACGTTGTCGAATTGGGTTGCACTGGTCATGTGATGCCTCTGATTGCTGGATGCCGGATGGCGTGTTGTCGGAAGCCGGCCGGGGCGGCAGGCCGGCCGCTATGATACCGGCTCGCGGCGAGCGAGCCGCAAGCGGGCCCGACCGGGGATGCCCGGCAGATAGTCAGGATCACTACTTGATGCGACGCACGCCCTCGCCTGCACTGCTCATCCGAGCCCTTTGCGTCGCGCGGAATCGCGCAGGCAGTCGAGCAGCATCGCCGCGGCCGGCGTGAGCGGGCTGTCGCGGCGCGTGACGACCTGCACGGACACACCAGGCAGCCGCTCGCGGATCGGCAGCACCGCGAGCTGGTCGCGCGCCCACTCGCCGTGCAGCAGTTGCTCGGGCATCGACGCGATCAGGTCGCAGCGCGTCATCAGGCTGTGCGCGAGCCCGAAGCTCGGGCATTCGACGACCCGCTGCGGCACCGGCAGCCCATACGCGACGAACGAGTTGAACAGCACCTGGGTCGAGCTTTCGGGAGAAGGATTCATCAGCCAGTCGGCGTCGACGAGATCGGCGAGCGACGTGGCCGACGCGAGCGGATGGCCCTTGCGCGCGACGATCAGCGATCGGCTCGCATAGAGCTCCGCGTGATCGAACTCGGCAGCGAGCAATTCGGGCACGACGACGGCCACCGCGAAATCGAGCGAGCCGTCGTGCAGCCGCGGCAGCGCGACGCCCGGAAACCCTTCGATGAGATTGACGCGCGCGACCGGAAAGCGCCGCCGGAACGCGCGAAACGCATCGGGCAGGATCGTCACCGCCGCCGCCGGCGTGATCGCCGCCGCGACGGAGCCGGTCATCGCGCCCTGCGCCTGCTCGATGTCGTCGCGCGCGCGCTGCATTTCGGCGACGATCAACCGCGCGCGCACCTGCAATTGCTGGCCGAACGCGGTGAGCTGCACGCCACGCGCGGTGCGCACCACGAGCGATACGCCAAGCGCGATCTCCAGCTCCTTGACCGCCTTCGTCAGCGCCGCCGGCGACACGTTCAGACGCCGCGCGGCCGCGCGGATGCTCCCTTCTTCCGCGACGGTGACGAACGCTTTCAGCTGATGGTATTTCATGGGGGCAATGCGTGATCCGTGGAAACCCTGTGCGCCGCGACGCTTGCCGGCTGAGGGTATTCCCGAGCGGCAACCAGTGGTGTGCACCAAAGCAATTTAGCAGCTTCTGGTACGCAAAAGAAATTTATATGCTTGCTCGTCATAGGCGCGTCAAACGCCCCACCGGCCCCACAGGAGACACCATGCTGCAAGCCGTGAACCCCGTCATCCCCGGCATCGCCGCGATCGCCCCCGATCTGATCGAAGTACGCCGCCGCATCCACGCACACCCCGAACTCGCGTTCGAGGAAACGCTGACGAGCGATCTCGTCGCCGAGCTGCTCACCGGCTGGGGCTACGAAGTGCATCGCGGCATCGGCAAGACCGGCGTCGTCGGCGTGCTGCGCGAAGGCCAAGGCACGCGCACCGTCGGGCTGCGCGCCGACATGGATGCGCTGCCGATCGCCGAAGCCACCGGCCTGCCGTACACGAGCCGCCATGCGAACAAGATGCACGCGTGCGGCCACGACGGCCACACCGCGATGCTGCTGTGCGCGGCGCGTCACCTCGCAGCCACGCGCCAGTTCTCCGGCACGCTGAACCTGATCTTCCAGCCGGCCGAGGAAAATTTCGGCGGCGCGAAATCGATGATGGACGACGGCCTGTTCGATCGCTTCCCGTGCGACGCGATCTTCGCGA
Protein-coding sequences here:
- a CDS encoding LysR substrate-binding domain-containing protein gives rise to the protein MKYHQLKAFVTVAEEGSIRAAARRLNVSPAALTKAVKELEIALGVSLVVRTARGVQLTAFGQQLQVRARLIVAEMQRARDDIEQAQGAMTGSVAAAITPAAAVTILPDAFRAFRRRFPVARVNLIEGFPGVALPRLHDGSLDFAVAVVVPELLAAEFDHAELYASRSLIVARKGHPLASATSLADLVDADWLMNPSPESSTQVLFNSFVAYGLPVPQRVVECPSFGLAHSLMTRCDLIASMPEQLLHGEWARDQLAVLPIRERLPGVSVQVVTRRDSPLTPAAAMLLDCLRDSARRKGLG